The proteins below are encoded in one region of Metallibacterium scheffleri:
- a CDS encoding FAD-binding oxidoreductase — protein sequence MTTTDLLPALRAALGADYVLAAPADMAGYAEDWRKRYRGVPRAVALPGTTEQVAAVVRLCRDAGVAIVPQGGNTGLVGGATPDASGTQIVLALKRMRRVRSIDVADRVLVAEAGCVLAEAQRAARAAGLLLPLSLAAEGSATIGGVLSTNAGGTAVLRYGSARALCLGLEAVTAQGEIWRGLSTLRKDNTGYDLRDLLIGAEGTLGIITAASLMLYPQPAARRTAWVALADVAAAVALLNRARDALDADLTGFELISSACLRLVARHFPALHAPLPIDAAPWFVLLELSDSEDDAHAQARLETVLGAALEAGAALDCAVAASLAQAEAMWAIREHIPLAQASEGLNIKHDIAVPVSHMATFVADTATRLTQMMPQARLVIFGHLGDGNLHYNIQAPVQADADAFRAQHEHACNALLHDAAVRVGGSFSAEHGVGLLKTAELIHYKDPVALQMMRAVKRALDPQGLMNPGKVLPAAS from the coding sequence ATGACCACGACTGATCTATTGCCAGCACTGCGTGCGGCGCTGGGCGCCGACTACGTGCTTGCCGCGCCAGCGGACATGGCCGGCTACGCCGAGGATTGGCGCAAGCGCTATCGCGGCGTGCCGCGGGCGGTGGCGCTGCCGGGCACAACCGAACAGGTGGCCGCGGTGGTGCGCCTGTGCCGCGACGCCGGCGTGGCCATCGTGCCGCAGGGTGGCAACACCGGGCTGGTCGGCGGCGCCACGCCGGATGCCAGCGGCACGCAGATTGTTCTCGCGCTCAAGCGCATGCGCCGCGTGCGCAGCATCGACGTGGCCGACCGCGTGCTGGTGGCCGAGGCCGGCTGCGTGCTGGCCGAGGCGCAGCGCGCTGCACGCGCAGCCGGCTTGCTGTTACCGCTGAGTCTGGCCGCCGAGGGCAGTGCGACCATCGGCGGCGTGCTGTCCACCAACGCCGGCGGCACCGCGGTGCTGCGTTATGGCAGCGCGCGCGCGCTGTGTCTGGGGTTGGAGGCGGTGACAGCGCAGGGCGAGATCTGGCGCGGGCTGTCCACGCTGCGCAAGGACAACACCGGCTATGACCTGCGCGATCTGCTGATCGGCGCCGAGGGCACGCTGGGCATCATCACCGCCGCCAGCCTGATGCTTTATCCGCAGCCCGCGGCGCGACGCACCGCCTGGGTGGCGCTGGCCGACGTCGCCGCCGCCGTGGCGCTGCTGAATCGCGCGCGCGACGCGCTGGACGCCGACCTCACCGGCTTCGAGCTGATCAGCAGCGCATGCCTGCGGCTGGTGGCACGGCACTTCCCGGCGCTGCACGCGCCACTGCCGATCGACGCCGCGCCCTGGTTCGTGCTGCTCGAGCTGTCCGACAGCGAGGACGACGCGCACGCGCAGGCGCGGCTGGAAACCGTGCTGGGCGCGGCGCTGGAAGCCGGCGCCGCGCTCGATTGCGCCGTGGCGGCATCGCTGGCACAGGCCGAGGCGATGTGGGCCATCCGCGAACACATCCCGCTGGCGCAGGCCAGCGAGGGACTCAACATCAAGCACGACATCGCGGTGCCGGTATCGCACATGGCCACATTCGTGGCCGACACCGCGACGCGCCTGACGCAGATGATGCCGCAGGCGCGGCTGGTGATCTTCGGGCATCTGGGCGATGGCAATCTGCACTACAACATCCAGGCGCCCGTGCAGGCCGATGCGGATGCGTTTCGCGCGCAGCACGAACACGCCTGCAACGCGCTGCTGCACGATGCGGCGGTTCGCGTCGGCGGCAGCTTCTCGGCCGAGCACGGCGTCGGCCTGCTGAAAACCGCCGAGCTGATCCACTACAAAGACCCGGTCGCGCTGCAGATGATGCGCGCGGTCAAGCGCGCGCTCGATCCGCAGGGCTTGATGAATCCAGGCAAGGTGCTGCCTGCGGCAAGCTGA
- a CDS encoding thymidine phosphorylase family protein produces the protein MATPTCPSSPAEPVAADLVPLRARRLGIDTHHEPVVVLRADSPVCRAEGFEAHARVEVQGAQRSIVATLNILTTGDLLAPDEAGLSESAWRRLAPAAGERLRLRNAPPSDSMSYVRAKIFGAALNENQFDAIIGEIVAGRLSNVEIAAFLVACANRRLRAAEVVGLTRAMVHAGSRLDWPHPRVVDKHCIGGLPGNRTTPIVVAIAASLGLLMPKTSSRAITSPAGTADTVETFTRVDLSLQDMRRVVASEGGCMVWGGAMNLSPADDLLIRVERTLDLDGQGQLVASVLSKKVAAGSTHVLIDIPVGPSAKVRSQAEAQALLHALSHTARAVGLHVQGLITDGSQPVGRGIGPALEAHDVLAVLRNAANAPDDLRQRALQVAAAVLELGDLAQGEAAHALARNCLDEGRAWRKFEAICLAQGGLREPGVAAFRHPLTALRDGRVTRIDNRLLARAAKLAGAPQAPCAGLWLGVHVGERIAREQPLFVLHAESRGELAYALDYVQRHPDIVHVEA, from the coding sequence ATGGCCACGCCCACCTGCCCGTCATCGCCAGCCGAACCGGTCGCTGCCGACCTGGTTCCGCTGCGCGCGCGGCGCCTCGGCATCGACACGCACCACGAGCCGGTGGTGGTGCTGCGCGCCGACTCGCCGGTATGCCGCGCCGAGGGCTTCGAGGCGCATGCGCGCGTCGAGGTGCAGGGCGCGCAGCGCAGCATCGTCGCCACGCTCAACATCCTGACCACGGGCGATCTGCTCGCGCCCGATGAGGCGGGTCTGTCGGAATCGGCGTGGCGGCGCCTGGCGCCGGCCGCGGGCGAACGCCTGCGCCTGCGCAACGCGCCGCCCAGCGACAGCATGAGCTACGTACGCGCCAAGATTTTCGGCGCGGCACTCAACGAAAACCAGTTCGACGCCATCATCGGCGAGATCGTGGCCGGGCGCCTGTCCAATGTGGAGATCGCGGCGTTTCTGGTGGCCTGCGCCAATCGGCGCCTGCGCGCCGCCGAGGTCGTCGGCCTGACCCGCGCCATGGTGCACGCCGGCAGCCGCCTGGACTGGCCGCATCCGCGCGTGGTGGACAAGCACTGCATCGGTGGCCTGCCCGGCAACCGCACCACGCCCATCGTGGTGGCCATCGCCGCCAGCCTTGGCTTGCTCATGCCCAAGACCAGCTCGCGCGCGATCACCTCGCCGGCCGGTACCGCCGACACCGTGGAAACCTTCACGCGCGTTGATTTGAGTCTGCAGGACATGCGCCGCGTGGTCGCGTCCGAAGGCGGCTGCATGGTCTGGGGTGGCGCCATGAACTTGAGCCCGGCCGATGATTTGCTGATCCGCGTCGAACGCACGCTCGATCTGGATGGTCAGGGTCAGCTGGTCGCCTCGGTGCTGTCGAAAAAAGTGGCCGCCGGATCGACGCACGTGCTGATCGACATCCCGGTCGGACCCAGCGCCAAGGTGCGCAGCCAGGCCGAAGCACAAGCATTGCTGCACGCGCTCAGCCATACCGCGCGCGCCGTCGGTCTGCATGTGCAGGGTCTGATCACCGACGGCAGCCAGCCGGTGGGGCGCGGCATCGGCCCGGCGCTGGAGGCGCACGATGTGCTGGCAGTGCTGCGCAACGCCGCCAATGCGCCTGACGACCTGCGTCAGCGCGCCCTGCAGGTGGCCGCGGCGGTACTCGAACTGGGCGATCTGGCGCAGGGCGAGGCCGCGCATGCGCTGGCGCGCAATTGCCTCGACGAGGGCCGCGCGTGGCGCAAGTTCGAGGCCATTTGCCTGGCCCAGGGCGGCCTGCGTGAGCCCGGCGTCGCGGCGTTCCGGCATCCACTGACTGCCCTGCGCGACGGGCGCGTGACGCGCATCGACAACCGCCTGCTGGCACGCGCGGCCAAGCTGGCCGGCGCGCCGCAAGCACCCTGTGCCGGACTCTGGCTGGGCGTGCACGTCGGCGAGCGCATCGCGCGCGAACAGCCGCTGTTCGTGCTGCACGCCGAGTCGCGCGGCGAGCTCGCTTATGCGCTGGATTACGTGCAGCGGCACCCCGACATCGTGCACGTGGAGGCTTGA
- a CDS encoding glycine cleavage system protein H, with translation MSTVRGCSFPDDLFYDVANNMWYREEADGSVVAGMTQVAVAMAGQLVAVTPKKAGKEVQAGKSCATIESGKWVGPAKIAFDAEVTAVNDALIADPKMANTDPYKNGWLLRVKPAAWATAKAALTPGAQVAAPYEAKMASDGFAGCG, from the coding sequence ATGTCGACCGTGCGCGGTTGTTCGTTCCCAGACGATTTGTTTTACGACGTTGCCAACAACATGTGGTACCGCGAGGAAGCCGACGGCAGCGTGGTCGCCGGCATGACCCAGGTGGCCGTGGCCATGGCCGGACAACTGGTGGCGGTGACGCCCAAGAAAGCCGGCAAGGAAGTGCAGGCCGGCAAGTCCTGCGCCACCATCGAATCGGGCAAGTGGGTGGGCCCGGCCAAGATCGCCTTCGACGCCGAGGTCACCGCGGTCAACGACGCGCTGATCGCCGACCCGAAAATGGCCAACACCGATCCGTACAAAAACGGCTGGCTGCTGCGCGTGAAGCCAGCCGCATGGGCCACCGCCAAGGCCGCGCTGACGCCGGGCGCGCAAGTCGCCGCACCGTACGAAGCCAAGATGGCCAGCGACGGTTTCGCCGGCTGCGGTTGA
- a CDS encoding DsrE family protein, whose product MSDAKTTTPPAADLVIILITGAENPKRLPSAFFLAATAAAAEQNVVMYFTGPATELLAKGKAESIVPMPGGKNVAGFIKLATDNGVQIIGCLQSLELFGMTVADLGYPVPMMTPSAALPSLAAAGRLLTW is encoded by the coding sequence ATGTCCGATGCAAAAACCACCACTCCTCCGGCCGCCGATCTGGTCATCATCCTGATCACCGGCGCGGAAAATCCCAAACGCCTGCCGTCGGCGTTTTTTCTGGCCGCCACCGCCGCGGCCGCCGAGCAGAACGTGGTGATGTATTTCACCGGCCCGGCCACCGAACTGCTGGCCAAGGGCAAGGCCGAATCCATTGTTCCCATGCCCGGCGGCAAGAACGTGGCCGGATTCATCAAGCTGGCCACCGACAACGGCGTACAAATCATCGGCTGCCTGCAGTCGCTGGAACTCTTCGGCATGACCGTCGCAGACCTGGGCTACCCGGTGCCGATGATGACGCCCAGCGCGGCCCTGCCATCGCTGGCCGCGGCCGGACGTCTGCTGACCTGGTAG
- a CDS encoding MBL fold metallo-hydrolase, which yields MIRFSSHGAAKQVTGSCHLIETARARVLVDCGLFQGGRELEEDNSGAFAFDAAYIDAVLLTHAHLDHCGRLPLLHQRGFRGAIYGTDATRELARLVLLDAAGLQEEQARRAARRASRASATVSLPLYGINDALRCIDAFAAPLRYGERREVAGGIHATFVNAGHILGSASVLLEIEDGDERLRVLFSGDIGNPGRPLLDDPAPPPAAPDIVVMETTYGDRDHRPWQASVDELVQAVAVTLQRGGNVIIPTFALERAQEILYALYSGIRAGALPQPLPVFLDSPMAISATEIFLAHRDALRASFVEELTQHDPMQLPGLRMTRETADSMAINRIRGGAVIMAGSGMASGGRVRHHLRHNLGQADNSIVFVGYAANGTPAREIIDGARSVRLFGDDIAVRARIHTINGFSAHAGQSELLAWLRRCGQPQRVLLVHGDYARGMQAFGALLDRAGYAWQMPGAGEPILLGGHAQQT from the coding sequence GTGATCCGCTTTTCCAGTCACGGCGCCGCCAAGCAGGTCACCGGCTCCTGTCACCTGATCGAGACCGCACGCGCGCGCGTGCTGGTTGACTGCGGGCTGTTCCAGGGCGGCCGCGAACTGGAGGAAGACAATAGCGGCGCCTTCGCATTCGATGCGGCGTACATCGACGCGGTGTTGTTGACGCACGCGCATCTGGATCACTGCGGACGCCTGCCGCTGCTGCACCAACGCGGCTTTCGCGGCGCGATTTACGGCACGGACGCGACCCGCGAACTGGCGCGCCTGGTGCTACTCGATGCCGCCGGCCTGCAGGAAGAGCAGGCGCGCCGCGCCGCACGCCGCGCCAGCCGCGCCAGCGCAACCGTGTCGTTGCCGCTGTATGGCATCAATGACGCGCTGCGCTGCATCGACGCGTTCGCCGCGCCGCTGCGCTACGGCGAGCGCCGCGAGGTGGCCGGCGGCATCCACGCCACCTTCGTCAACGCCGGGCATATCCTCGGCTCGGCTTCGGTGCTGCTCGAGATCGAGGATGGCGACGAGCGCCTGCGCGTGCTGTTCTCCGGCGATATCGGCAATCCCGGGCGGCCCCTGCTGGACGATCCTGCGCCACCGCCTGCCGCGCCCGACATCGTGGTCATGGAAACGACCTACGGCGACCGCGATCACCGTCCGTGGCAAGCATCGGTGGACGAGCTGGTGCAAGCCGTTGCCGTCACCCTGCAGCGCGGCGGCAATGTGATCATCCCGACCTTCGCCCTGGAGCGTGCGCAGGAAATCCTCTACGCGCTGTACAGCGGCATCCGCGCCGGCGCGCTGCCGCAACCGCTGCCGGTGTTCCTCGATTCGCCGATGGCGATCTCGGCCACCGAGATCTTCCTCGCGCACCGCGACGCGCTGCGCGCGAGCTTCGTCGAAGAGCTGACGCAACACGATCCGATGCAGCTGCCAGGTCTGCGCATGACGCGCGAGACTGCCGACTCGATGGCCATCAACCGGATCCGCGGCGGCGCGGTGATCATGGCCGGCTCGGGCATGGCCAGCGGCGGACGCGTGCGCCATCACCTGCGCCACAATCTGGGACAGGCGGACAACAGCATCGTGTTCGTCGGCTACGCCGCCAATGGCACGCCGGCGCGAGAGATCATCGATGGCGCGCGCAGCGTGCGCCTGTTCGGCGACGACATCGCGGTGCGCGCGCGCATCCACACCATCAATGGCTTTTCGGCGCACGCCGGACAAAGCGAATTGCTGGCCTGGCTGCGGCGCTGCGGACAGCCGCAGCGCGTGCTGCTGGTGCACGGAGATTACGCGCGCGGCATGCAGGCCTTCGGCGCGCTGCTCGATCGCGCAGGATACGCTTGGCAAATGCCCGGCGCGGGCGAGCCCATCCTGCTCGGCGGTCATGCGCAGCAAACTTGA
- a CDS encoding SET domain-containing protein, which produces MPARFQVRRSAIHGNGVFARRALAGGSRVLEYKGRLITHAEANALYEGSIEQGHTFLFDLNEHYIIDGNQGGNSARWINHSCAPNCRAEVHVDQDGDALRDRVIIEALRDIAPGEELTYNYGIVLDVPHTPRLKRLWACRCGAAQCTGTLLQPRRRVRRV; this is translated from the coding sequence ATGCCCGCACGCTTCCAGGTCCGCCGTTCCGCCATCCACGGCAACGGCGTGTTTGCCCGCCGCGCGCTTGCCGGCGGCAGCCGCGTCCTCGAATACAAGGGCCGGCTGATCACCCACGCCGAAGCCAATGCGCTGTATGAAGGCAGCATCGAGCAGGGCCATACCTTCCTGTTCGATCTCAACGAGCACTACATCATCGACGGCAACCAGGGCGGCAACAGCGCGCGCTGGATCAACCACAGCTGCGCGCCCAACTGTCGCGCCGAGGTGCATGTGGATCAGGACGGCGATGCGCTGCGTGACCGCGTGATCATCGAAGCCCTGCGCGACATCGCGCCCGGCGAGGAGCTCACCTACAACTACGGCATCGTGCTGGACGTGCCGCATACGCCGCGCCTGAAGCGCCTGTGGGCTTGCCGCTGCGGTGCGGCGCAATGCACGGGGACCCTGCTGCAACCCAGGCGGCGCGTGCGGCGTGTGTGA
- a CDS encoding ribose-phosphate diphosphokinase, which yields MTLINLYPLPGNEATAARITQTLRARGHDARVATCEVHRFPDGEALLRLDPPAPEAESVLVCTLDHPDAKTVPLLMAAATLRELGTRRIGLVAPYLAYMRQDARFAPGQAISARVYAALLSAHCDWLLTVDPHLHRIHDLGEIYTLRAHALHAAPLLADWITRNVSRPLILGPDRESMQWAEDVARRVGAPLVILDKTRLGDSAVRISVPDLTRWPGHTPVLIDDVISSGRTLIAALEHLRTQHTPPPVCVAVHGLCAGDALPAILAAGAARVMCSNSVAHAATPIDLTGLLADGIVTMLATP from the coding sequence ATGACCCTGATCAACCTGTACCCCCTGCCCGGCAACGAAGCCACCGCCGCGCGCATCACGCAAACGCTTCGCGCGCGCGGACATGACGCGCGCGTAGCCACATGCGAGGTGCACCGTTTCCCCGACGGTGAAGCGCTGCTGCGCCTCGATCCACCTGCGCCCGAGGCCGAATCGGTGCTGGTCTGCACGTTGGATCATCCCGATGCCAAGACCGTGCCGCTGCTGATGGCCGCGGCGACGCTGCGCGAACTGGGCACGCGACGCATCGGCCTGGTGGCGCCGTACCTGGCCTACATGCGCCAGGACGCGCGCTTCGCGCCCGGTCAGGCGATCTCGGCGCGCGTCTATGCGGCCCTGCTGTCGGCGCACTGCGACTGGCTGCTGACGGTGGACCCGCATCTGCACCGCATCCATGACCTGGGCGAGATCTACACGCTGCGCGCGCACGCCCTGCATGCCGCGCCGCTGCTGGCCGATTGGATCACGCGCAACGTCAGCCGGCCGCTGATCCTCGGCCCCGATCGCGAAAGCATGCAATGGGCCGAGGACGTCGCGCGCCGCGTGGGCGCGCCCCTGGTCATACTGGACAAGACCCGGCTGGGCGACAGCGCGGTGCGCATCAGCGTGCCCGACCTGACGCGCTGGCCAGGGCACACGCCGGTGCTGATCGACGATGTGATCAGCTCCGGCCGCACCCTGATCGCCGCGCTCGAACACCTGCGCACGCAGCACACGCCGCCGCCGGTGTGCGTGGCCGTGCACGGCCTGTGCGCGGGCGACGCGCTGCCGGCCATCCTCGCCGCCGGCGCGGCACGCGTCATGTGCAGCAACAGCGTCGCACACGCCGCCACGCCGATCGACCTGACCGGCTTGCTGGCCGACGGCATCGTCACCATGCTGGCGACGCCGTGA
- the kch gene encoding voltage-gated potassium channel protein has product MSEASTPEPSASPPPASRRHGAARDWRKLQAQLATPLRGLRARWQEYGPQALAALLAAVIGALQLRAQIAPLLGAWQRFEQYGAPALLQIATLLALPRMLLGLGLILMAFALLARARVAWVISLLLALFSAGLALGRTHSASPVFVGGAALILLLLFYARHFRRSSLAASSIFALLSVGGLLAYGVLGSLWFGAGFDPPIRDLSGAFYFSIVTMSTVGYGDIVPHSVEARMFTVSLIVLGITVFATTLSVVIGPLVGGSIKRVLEGRMQKSQRQNHYVIIGMSSLALTLWQQLRLRNVPVTVIVAPGRPLPYPEDADRVEGDPTRDSVLREAGVAQAKAVFALREDDAENAFVVLAVKELAPGVRTIAAVNDAQHLNKIRRVQPDVLFAPQVLGSDLLVRRLFNEPVDEGTVDKLLFQ; this is encoded by the coding sequence ATGAGCGAAGCCTCCACACCCGAGCCATCCGCATCGCCACCCCCCGCATCGCGGCGGCATGGCGCGGCACGTGACTGGCGCAAGCTGCAGGCGCAACTGGCCACGCCGCTGCGCGGCTTGCGCGCGCGCTGGCAGGAGTACGGCCCGCAGGCCCTGGCGGCGCTGCTGGCTGCCGTCATCGGAGCGCTGCAATTGCGCGCGCAGATCGCACCGCTGCTGGGCGCGTGGCAACGCTTCGAACAATACGGCGCCCCGGCGCTGCTGCAGATCGCCACCCTGCTCGCGCTGCCGCGCATGCTGCTGGGCCTGGGCTTGATCCTGATGGCGTTCGCGCTGCTCGCGCGCGCGCGCGTGGCCTGGGTGATCAGCCTGCTGCTGGCGCTGTTCTCCGCCGGGCTGGCGCTGGGGCGAACGCACAGCGCCAGCCCGGTGTTTGTCGGCGGCGCGGCGCTGATCCTGCTGTTGCTGTTCTACGCGCGCCACTTCCGTCGCAGCAGCCTGGCCGCCAGTTCGATCTTCGCGCTGCTCAGTGTCGGCGGCCTGCTCGCCTACGGCGTGCTTGGCAGCTTGTGGTTCGGCGCCGGCTTCGACCCGCCGATCCGCGATCTGTCGGGCGCGTTCTATTTTTCCATCGTCACCATGTCCACGGTGGGTTACGGCGACATCGTTCCGCATAGCGTCGAAGCACGCATGTTCACGGTCTCGCTGATCGTGCTGGGCATCACCGTGTTTGCCACCACGCTGTCGGTGGTGATCGGACCGCTGGTTGGTGGCAGCATCAAGCGCGTGCTGGAGGGCCGCATGCAAAAAAGTCAACGGCAGAACCATTACGTCATCATCGGCATGTCCAGTCTGGCCTTGACGCTGTGGCAGCAGTTGCGCCTGCGCAACGTGCCGGTCACGGTGATCGTCGCGCCCGGGCGCCCGCTGCCCTACCCCGAGGATGCCGATCGCGTCGAGGGCGATCCGACCCGCGACAGCGTGCTGCGCGAGGCCGGCGTGGCGCAGGCCAAGGCGGTGTTCGCCCTGCGCGAGGACGACGCCGAGAACGCCTTCGTGGTGCTGGCGGTCAAGGAGCTGGCGCCGGGCGTGCGCACCATCGCCGCGGTCAATGATGCGCAGCATCTGAACAAGATTCGCCGCGTGCAGCCGGATGTGCTGTTCGCGCCGCAGGTGCTGGGCAGCGATCTGCTGGTGCGGCGCCTGTTCAACGAGCCCGTCGACGAAGGCACAGTGGACAAATTGCTGTTTCAATGA
- a CDS encoding amidase — translation MQEFADYAQYDALGLAALLARGEVSAAEVLHTAQCRADRAQPRLNALVRRMDAAADATLRAGLPAGVFSGVPYLLKDLMQAYAGVPMSMGSAALRDYVPAEDDVLVQRLKRAGLVIFGKTNVPEWGLVAYTEPKAFGATRNPWDLTRTPGGSSGGSAAAVAARIVPAAGANDGGGSIRIPAAYCGLFGLKPSRGRVSPGPEDGEVWMGAACEHALTRSVRDSAALLDAVAGAAPGDPFEIAPAGSFLTATQAPPPRLRIAFSVDSPLRTSVARDCVDAVHATARLLESLGHHVEEAAPRIDGMALMHAYLMLYFGEVAAQARELRALVAHARVVQLEPATRALAAIGEAISAGEYMRSQHRWNDFGRALGTHFAQYDLYLTPTTADLPPRIGELAPTPLQEHLLALAARLRAGGLLRRLGIVEQVAMRNLARTPFTQLANLTGVPAMSVPLHWSDAGLPVGVQFMGRFGSETLLFALAAELERAQPWAERAPAE, via the coding sequence ATGCAGGAGTTCGCCGACTACGCGCAATACGACGCGCTGGGTCTCGCCGCGCTGCTGGCGCGCGGCGAGGTCAGCGCCGCCGAAGTGCTGCACACCGCGCAATGTCGCGCGGATCGCGCGCAGCCGCGACTCAACGCGCTGGTGCGGCGCATGGACGCCGCGGCCGACGCGACACTGCGCGCGGGCCTGCCCGCAGGCGTGTTCAGCGGCGTGCCGTACCTGCTCAAGGATTTGATGCAGGCCTACGCCGGGGTGCCGATGAGCATGGGCAGCGCGGCGCTGCGCGACTACGTGCCCGCCGAGGATGACGTGCTGGTGCAACGGCTGAAGCGCGCCGGACTGGTGATTTTCGGCAAGACCAACGTGCCCGAGTGGGGCCTGGTGGCCTATACCGAGCCGAAGGCGTTCGGCGCCACGCGCAACCCATGGGACCTCACGCGCACGCCCGGCGGTTCCAGCGGCGGCAGCGCCGCGGCGGTGGCCGCGCGCATCGTGCCGGCCGCCGGCGCCAACGATGGCGGCGGCTCGATCCGCATTCCCGCGGCGTACTGCGGCCTGTTCGGGCTCAAGCCCAGCCGCGGCCGCGTCAGCCCCGGCCCCGAGGACGGCGAGGTGTGGATGGGCGCGGCCTGCGAACACGCGCTCACGCGCAGCGTGCGCGACAGCGCCGCGTTGCTGGATGCCGTGGCGGGTGCGGCACCGGGGGATCCATTCGAGATCGCACCCGCCGGAAGTTTTCTCACCGCCACGCAGGCACCGCCGCCGCGCTTGCGCATCGCCTTCAGCGTGGATTCGCCGCTGCGCACGTCGGTCGCGCGCGACTGCGTGGATGCAGTGCACGCGACCGCGCGCCTGCTCGAATCGCTGGGCCACCACGTCGAGGAGGCCGCGCCGCGCATCGATGGCATGGCCTTGATGCACGCCTATCTGATGCTGTATTTCGGCGAGGTCGCGGCGCAGGCGCGCGAGTTGCGCGCGCTGGTTGCGCACGCACGCGTCGTGCAACTGGAGCCGGCCACGCGCGCGCTGGCGGCGATCGGCGAGGCGATCAGCGCCGGCGAGTACATGCGCAGCCAGCATCGCTGGAATGATTTCGGACGCGCGCTGGGCACACACTTCGCGCAGTACGACCTGTACCTGACCCCGACCACCGCCGATCTGCCGCCGCGCATCGGTGAACTCGCGCCGACGCCGTTGCAGGAACATCTGCTGGCACTGGCCGCACGCCTGCGCGCGGGCGGGTTGCTGCGCCGCCTGGGCATCGTCGAGCAGGTGGCAATGCGCAATCTGGCGCGCACCCCGTTCACGCAGCTGGCCAATCTCACCGGCGTGCCGGCGATGAGCGTGCCGTTGCACTGGAGCGATGCCGGCCTGCCGGTCGGCGTGCAGTTCATGGGCCGATTCGGCAGCGAGACGCTGTTGTTCGCGCTGGCCGCCGAGCTGGAACGCGCGCAGCCCTGGGCGGAACGGGCGCCAGCGGAGTGA
- a CDS encoding glycosyltransferase family 9 protein gives MSPDWQAARRAVARRLLRRSAQAGGATPIDAASITRVLVARPNHRLGNVLLLTPLLQELERVLPQARVDVLAGPPFAACLLQGYAAVDRVDTLGARPLHEPRVLWSLWRALPGRGYTLALDAAERSQSARWAVTRSAARWRVGMVDGDAAGLTQAVPHADCGVHQAQMPVRMLRVALGLDPDAPLPPLALRLRADESTAAEARLRALLGAADVAAPRVGVFAEATGAKRYDDGYWQALVAALRARMPRMRLAEIVPAHGRPMLPQLPGLHTAPLRAAAALCASFDLVIAADSGLMHLAAASGVPLLGLFKATDPARYGPYGARQRALVTPHLGAADIARAASDLLPRA, from the coding sequence GTGAGTCCCGACTGGCAGGCCGCGCGCCGCGCCGTGGCCAGGCGCCTGCTGCGCCGCTCCGCGCAGGCCGGGGGTGCTACGCCGATCGATGCGGCGTCGATCACGCGCGTGCTGGTGGCGCGGCCCAATCACCGCCTGGGCAACGTGTTGCTGCTGACGCCCTTGCTGCAGGAACTGGAGCGCGTGTTGCCGCAGGCACGCGTGGACGTGCTGGCTGGACCGCCGTTCGCGGCGTGCCTGCTGCAGGGCTACGCCGCGGTGGATCGCGTGGACACGCTCGGTGCGCGCCCGCTGCACGAGCCGCGTGTGCTGTGGTCGCTGTGGCGCGCTCTGCCGGGGCGCGGTTATACGCTGGCGCTGGACGCGGCCGAACGCTCGCAGTCGGCGCGCTGGGCGGTGACGCGCAGCGCGGCGCGCTGGCGCGTAGGCATGGTCGATGGCGATGCCGCGGGCCTGACCCAGGCCGTGCCCCACGCGGACTGTGGCGTGCACCAGGCGCAGATGCCGGTGCGCATGCTGCGCGTGGCGCTGGGGCTCGATCCCGACGCGCCGCTGCCACCGCTGGCGTTGCGCCTGCGCGCCGATGAGAGCACCGCCGCCGAGGCACGCCTGCGCGCCTTGCTGGGCGCGGCCGATGTCGCCGCGCCGCGTGTCGGAGTGTTCGCCGAGGCCACCGGCGCCAAGCGTTACGACGACGGGTATTGGCAGGCGCTGGTCGCGGCGCTGCGCGCGCGCATGCCGCGCATGCGTCTGGCTGAGATCGTGCCGGCGCATGGCCGTCCCATGCTGCCGCAACTGCCCGGCCTGCACACCGCGCCGCTGCGCGCGGCGGCGGCGCTGTGCGCCAGCTTCGATCTGGTGATCGCGGCCGACTCGGGGCTGATGCATCTGGCGGCGGCTTCCGGCGTGCCGCTGCTGGGCTTGTTCAAGGCGACCGATCCCGCGCGATACGGGCCCTACGGCGCACGCCAGCGCGCACTCGTCACGCCGCATCTCGGGGCGGCGGACATCGCGCGCGCGGCATCCGACTTGCTGCCGCGGGCGTGA